A genomic segment from Bufo bufo chromosome 8, aBufBuf1.1, whole genome shotgun sequence encodes:
- the LOC120978199 gene encoding uncharacterized protein LOC120978199, translated as MKKCWYTGRDRIRRERNTKHRSGDGGKKKKPYMYTRQLQFLKLIMELRTTVDNLSECSSSRAPSTEEEPRQVEDENQRALGESSASQGLQPTGEIDVNQNAVQPIPEVIPVEAAAPVCRSSGRRGRRVMIGSGLDLRAQVDTMVLEYLNRMRSDGKEELALKGLAPSLRRVPDKRQTRCLATLALVIDQFAGSQEPHYVEMSRNQMLNPVTPPSVP; from the exons ATGAAGAAATGCTGGTACACAGGCCGGGACAGGATCCGGAGAGAAAggaacactaaacacaggagcggTGAcggtgggaaaaaaaagaaaccgTATATGTATACACGTCAGCTCCAATTTCTAAAACTAATTATGGAACTAAGAAC aactgtTGACAACCTCTCCGAATGTTCATCTTCACGAGCACCGTCCACTGAAGAGGAGCCAAGACAAGTGGAGGACGAAAACCAGCGGGCCTTGGGCGAATCTTCCGCTTCACAAGGGCTGCAGCCTACGGGGGAAATCGATGTTAATCAGAACGCCGTACAGCCAATCCCTGAGGTCATCCCAGTAGAAGCTGCTGCACCAGTTTGCCGTTCATCTGGCAGACGAGGTCGACGTGTCATGATCGGTTCCGGTTTAGATCTTCGAGCCCAGGTTGATACTATGGTGCTGGAATATCTAAACCGTATGCGATCTGACGGCAAGGAAGAGTTAGCTTTAAAAGGGCTAGCTCCTTCATTGCGCCGTGTGCCAGATAAACGACAAACTCGGTGCCTTGCAACTTTAGCGCTGGTGATTGATCAATTTGCAGGGTCTCAGGAGCCACATTATGTTGAAATGTCCCGAAATCAAATGCTTAATCCTGTTACCCCTCCCTCCGTCCCGTAA